In the Brassica napus cultivar Da-Ae chromosome A7, Da-Ae, whole genome shotgun sequence genome, one interval contains:
- the LOC106371743 gene encoding uncharacterized protein LOC106371743 has translation MVKVLTYFGMTLAAFAFWQSMDKVHVWIALHQDEKQERMEKEAEVKRVRAELLRKAREEDTLA, from the exons atggtgaaggTGTTGACCTACTTTGGGATGACATTGGCTGCTTTCGCCTTCTGGCAGTCCATGGACAAAGTTCATGTCTGGATCGCTCTTCACCAAGACGAGAAg CAAGAAAGAATGGAGAAGGAAGCGGAGGTAAAGAGGGTTAGAGCAGAGCTGCTGCGGAAAGCCAGAGAGGAGGACACTCTTGCCTGA
- the LOC106355259 gene encoding agamous-like MADS-box protein AGL93 encodes MAARYSMLSEEEKGKKRNNLSGFLYKKMIRDKKESLRKRDNKFFQEVSELEDSLQSCLQTLKESLHLDQPQDLSSNDSSLINVYHHQASSLLSYPSSSSENCVDDVSTTTTTMNHPQSKFSILLFNHENGAITQFANPSALPSFEQQPHIQCNQNYGTNYMDLLLGEQGCNNVDLLMPTLFPPPPMMMQTQTPNFEQFMQTQPAFGTMLS; translated from the coding sequence ATGGCAGCGCGATACAGCATGTTAAGCGAAGAAGAAAagggaaagaaaagaaacaacctCTCAGGGTTTCTATACAAGAAGATGATCCGCGACAAGAAAGAGTCTTTGAGGAAAAGGGATAACAAATTCTTCCAAGAAGTGTCAGAGCTTGAGGATTCATTGCAGAGTTGCTTACAGACACTCAAAGAAAGCCTTCATCTTGATCAACCCCAGGATCTATCTTCTAATGATTCCTCGCTAATTAATGTGTATCATCATCAAGCATCATCACTATTgagttatccgagtagtagcaGCGAGAATTGTGTTGATGATGTATCCACCACCACCACGACGATGAATCATCCACAAAGCAAATTCTCCATCTTGTTGTTTAACCATGAGAATGGTGCGATCACTCAATTTGCCAACCCTTCTGCTCTTCCAAGCTTTGAACAACAGCCGCATATTCAGTGTAATCAAAATTACGGTACTAATTACATGGATTTATTACTTGGGGAACAAGGCTGCAACAACGTCGATCTTCTCATGCCCACCCTTTTCCCTCCTCCTCCGATGATGATGCAGACACAAACCCCAAATTTCGAGCAGTTTATGCAGACACAACCAGCTTTTGGAACGATGCTCTCTTAG